Proteins found in one Saccharomyces kudriavzevii IFO 1802 strain IFO1802 genome assembly, chromosome: 11 genomic segment:
- the TTI1 gene encoding Tti1p (similar to Saccharomyces cerevisiae TTI1 (YKL033W); ancestral locus Anc_2.541), whose product MNSDTDAFKDIRISCVELSRTAFLPTESFDANSLKLLACLKKVEEKLSSYEDDSLTPKFADYVFVPIASLLKQPSLGESQTEYVLLIISHLLRICWSSNGKFPKQLADQLFPLVTFLISSDKENLKLGSRSDEFKFAGCLVLYQFFSSIKSQQYHDEFFSTSGFNLLPTLGHSITILLKILEQSPQNNELQLKVLASLEILFQDIISDGEMLSFILPGNVSVFSKILTKPGRQIHYKVCVRTLEVLGKLLVLVYDDFSLQIQINKLTDIRELGNMDFKSEQDQPFSFNDPIVLSQKDGETNEKTHRDTSWLRATSGQIKIALEAFIPKLLTRNNDAINEALAMFVSSLLVRCEKSLHNCEHVFVSTLVNLQRDTMFILPSHLDKLKEVLNEDLHNLSDIIRFDRAGKLSALAFAMNSLHKNEGKDIVVNQMVKYLFDSVNESIEPPNLINDKEKIIEQSGQITTTVNFQKLICKNEVVVLPRLSKDMSLNLQKFGRHMGSLLSEKNVLNDTAMDLISGQVDSPRTQKIVAVWLSSSFLKGVVNPPKQEDDYLRFQSSVIDSGSMVEEACLTLLEFCSELSQDISMEIEGKGIKRNDEFAICTILSSIETICSLMKNDFQPELIDYIYIVIDGLASPSEGIRHSSQSCALTIAETLYHGSVPDMILSNVDYLVEAISSRLHSGMTERVSNILMVICQLAGYETIESFKDVIETIFKLLDYYHGYSDLCLQFFQLFEVIILEMKKKYINDDEMILKIADQHVSHSTFSPWGMTNFEQVLSILDKEARAKDDTMDENDVGFSKEDNGSSNFQEYFDSRLREPDSDDEEEGELEGENSDNDADEWTSPLPRDSYKILLQILSYGERLLTHPSKRLRVQILLVMRLIFPLLATQHNLLIREVASTWDSITQCVICTDYSIVQPACVCVEQMIRYSGDFVSKRFIELWQKLCKDSFILKELRLDPTVHNNGEKMVGQRKKFPPVTETALVSMVHMVLEGVKITEYLVSEAVLEQIIYCCMQVVTTEEISAISLIMGDIVWKVRSIH is encoded by the coding sequence ATGAACTCAGACACTGACGCATTTAAGGACATAAGAATTTCATGCGTTGAACTTTCCAGGACCGCCTTTTTACCTACTGAATCGTTTGATGCGAATTCATTAAAATTGCTAGCATGCCtgaaaaaagttgaagaaaagttgTCAAGTTACGAAGACGATTCGCTTACGCCAAAATTTGCAGATTATGTTTTTGTTCCTATAGCAAGCTTATTAAAACAGCCAAGTCTCGGTGAATCTCAAACAGAATATGTTCTACTGATTATATCTCATCTGTTACGGATATGTTGGTCATCTAAtggaaaatttccaaaacaATTAGCGGATCAGTTGTTCCCTTTGGTTACATTCTTAATAAGCtctgataaagaaaatctcaAACTAGGCTCTAGGTCAGACGAGTTTAAATTTGCTGGTTGTCTAGTTCTCTACCAGTTTTTCAGTTCAATAAAATCGCAACAGTACCATGATGAGTTCTTTTCTACCTCGGGTTTTAATTTACTTCCCACTCTAGGACATTCTATTACTatccttttgaaaattttggagCAATCGCCTCAAAATAATGAGCTTCAGTTAAAGGTTTTAGCATCTTTGGAAATACTGTTTCAGGACATAATATCCGATGGTGAAATGCTGTCATTTATACTTCCAGGGAACGTTTCTGTTTTCTCCAAGATACTGACGAAACCAGGGCGTCAAATACATTACAAAGTGTGTGTTCGTACATTAGAGGTTCTGGGGAAATTGTTAGTATTAGTTTATGATGACTTTAGTttacaaattcaaataaataaactAACAGACATTCGAGAATTAGGTAACATGGATTTTAAATCCGAGCAAGATCAACCATTTTCGTTTAATGATCCTATCGTTCTTTCACAAAAAGATGGCGAAACCAATGAGAAAACTCATCGGGACACAAGCTGGTTGAGAGCAACTTCAGGTCAAATTAAGATTGCTTTAGAGGCCTTTATACCCAAGTTACTTACACGTAATAACGACGCAATAAATGAAGCACTGGCAATGTTTGTTTCAAGTTTGCTAGTCAGATGTGAAAAGTCCCTACATAATTGTGAGCATGTGTTCGTGTCTACCCTAGTAAATTTACAACGAGATACCATGTTTATTTTACCTTCACATTTGGATAAATTAAAGGAGGTTCTCAATGAGGATCTGCACAATCTAAGTGATATCATTCGATTTGACCGCGCTGGTAAATTATCAGCTTTAGCATTTGCAATGAACAGCCTACACAAAAATGAAGGCAAAGATATAGTGGTCAATCAAATGGTtaaatatttatttgaTTCCGTTAATGAATCGATTGAACCTCCAAATTTGATCAATgataaagagaaaataatCGAACAAAGCGGCCAAATAACAACTACGGtgaatttccaaaaattaaTATGTAAAAATGAGGTGGTTGTTTTGCCAAGATTGTCAAAAGATATGTCGTTAAACCTGCAAAAGTTTGGACGTCATATGGGATCTTTGTTATCAGAGAAGAATGTCCTAAACGATACGGCGATGGATTTGATTTCAGGTCAAGTTGATTCGCCAAGAACACAGAAGATAGTGGCGGTGTGGTTAAGTAGTAGTTTTCTCAAGGGGGTAGTAAATCCCCCAAAGCAGGAAGACGATTACCTACGATTTCAGTCAAGTGTGATCGATTCCGGTTCCATGGTTGAAGAGGCATGCTTAACGCTACTGGAATTTTGTAGCGAACTTTCTCAAGATATTAGTatggaaattgaaggaaagggcatcaaaagaaatgatGAATTCGCGATATGTACAATTTTATCCTCTATTGAAACAATTTGTTCTCTtatgaaaaatgatttcCAACCTGAACTGATTGACTACATATATATCGTTATTGATGGCTTGGCGTCGCCCTCTGAAGGCATTAGGCATTCCAGTCAATCATGCGCGTTGACCATAGCGGAAACTCTATATCATGGATCTGTTCCCGACATGATATTAAGCAACGTAGATTACCTGGTGGAAGCTATTTCTTCGAGATTGCATTCTGGGATGACTGAAAGGGTGAGTAATATATTGATGGTGATTTGTCAATTGGCCGGCTATGAAACTATTGAAAGCTTCAAAGACGTTATTGAAACGATATTCAAACTCCTCGACTATTATCATGGATATAGTGACTTGtgtcttcaatttttccaattatttgaagttattattttggaaatgaaaaaaaaatacatcaaCGATGACgagatgattttgaaaatagcGGATCAGCATGTTTCACACAGCACATTTTCACCCTGGGGTATGACCAATTTTGAGCAGGTACTTAGTATACTAGATAAAGAGGCACGGGCTAAAGATGACACAATGGATGAGAACGATGTAGGGTTCTCAAAAGAGGACAATGGGTCCAGtaatttccaagaatattttgactCCAGGTTGAGAGAGCCAGATAGCGACgacgaagaggaaggaGAATTGGAAGGTGAAAATTCGGATAACGATGCTGATGAGTGGACTTCTCCTTTACCGCGGGACTCATATAAGATATTACTGCAAATTTTGAGCTATGGGGAGAGATTACTTACGCATCCATCAAAACGGTTGCGAGTGCAGATTCTGCTTGTCATGAGGCTTATTTTTCCCTTATTAGCCACGCAACATAATCTGCTTATAAGAGAGGTTGCCAGCACATGGGACTCTATCACACAGTGCGTGATATGTACAGACTATTCAATAGTCCAGCCAGcatgtgtgtgtgtggaGCAGATGATTAGATATTCTGGTGACTTTGTCTCCAAGAGATTTATTGAGCTTTGGCAGAAATTGTGCAAGGACTCCTTCATTTTGAAGGAGTTGAGACTCGATCCCACAGTGCATAATAATGGGGAAAAAATGGTGGGCCAACGAAAGAAGTTCCCGCCAGTAACTGAAACCGCGCTGGTGTCAATGGTGCATATGGTGCTGGAGGGTGTCAAGATCACGGAGTACTTAGTCTCTGAGGCGGTACTAGAACAAATAATATATTGCTGTATGCAAGTAGTGACGACGGAGGAGATATCGGCTATATCGTTGATAATGGGTGATATTGTGTGGAAAGTAAGAAGTATACATTga
- the IXR1 gene encoding DNA-binding transcription repressor IXR1 (similar to Saccharomyces cerevisiae IXR1 (YKL032C) and ABF2 (YMR072W); ancestral locus Anc_2.535), with protein MNTGISPKQDDASNPNLLNIGQDHSLQYQGLEHNDPQYREASHQTPHQYLNQFQAQPQQQQQQAPYQGHFQQSPQQQQQNVYFPPPPQSLRQATSQSQSQSQQQQQQNAPLNLNQQQQYASSNSNSNPNNNVNGNTIPQDFGYMQQTGSGQNYQTINQQQFSELYNSFLSHLTQKQTNPSAASANSSANNNNPSSGNNSTGSNPAQLAASHLNPATAAAANNAGASASYLTQPPQVQRYYSNNMNALSSLLDPSSANAAGNANSATHPSLLPPNLPPQLSHHQQQMQQQQLVLQQQQLQQQQQLQHQHQLQQQQQQQQLQQQQQQHHLHQQQQQQQQHQHPVVKKLSSTQSRIERRKQLKKQGPKRPSSAYFLFSMSIRNELLQQFPEAKVPELSKLASARWKELTDDQKKPFYEEFRTNWEKYRVVRDAYEKTLPPKRPSGPFIQFTQEIRPTVVKQNPDKGLIEITKIIGERWRELDPAKKAEYTETYKKRLKEWESCYPDENDPNGNPITPSHKAMNMNLNMNTKIMENQDSIEHMTASAIESVTGNNNNNNNSTNSNTPVSPPISLQQQPLQQQQHMLLADPTENGSILKNE; from the coding sequence ATGAACACCGGTATCTCGCCCAAACAGGACGACGCCTCCAACCCCAACCTACTCAACATAGGCCAAGACCATTCGCTGCAGTACCAGGGCCTCGAACACAACGACCCTCAATACCGAGAGGCCTCTCACCAGACCCCTCATCAGTACTTGAACCAGTTTCAAGCGCAGCCccaacagcaacaacaacaggCGCCTTATCAAGGCCACTTCCAACAGTCGCcgcaacaacagcaacagaACGTTTATTTCCCTCCGCCTCCGCAATCGCTGAGACAGGCCACTTCGCAGTCGCAGTCGCAGTcgcagcagcagcagcagcaaaaTGCTCCTCTTAACTTAAATCAGCAGCAACAGTACGCTAGTTCGAATTCGAATTCGAACCCGAACAACAATGTTAACGGCAACACGATTCCTCAGGACTTCGGTTACATGCAGCAGACCGGGTCCGGTCAAAACTATCAAACGATTAATCAACAGCAATTTTCTGAGCTGTACAACTCGTTTCTAAGCCATTTGACGCAGAAGCAAACAAACCCCTCCGCTGCAAGCGCAAACTCGTCTGCTAATAACAACAACCCGAGCAGCGGGAACAACAGCACCGGCAGTAATCCCGCTCAATTGGCAGCTTCTCATTTGAACCCGGCCACAGCCGCCGCCGCCAACAATGCCGGCGCTTCCGCTTCATACTTGACTCAACCCCCTCAGGTGCAAAGATACTACTCCAATAACATGAATGCTCTTTCCAGTCTTTTGGACCCTTCCTCTGCCAATGCTGCGGGCAACGCTAACTCCGCGACCCACCCCAGTCTGTTGCCGCCCAACTTGCCGCCGCAATTGTCCCACCACCAGCAACAGatgcaacaacagcaattgGTGttgcagcagcagcagttgcaacagcagcaacagctGCAGCACCAACACCAActgcaacaacagcagcagcaacaacaactacaacagcaacagcaacaacatCATCTacaccagcagcagcagcagcaacaacaacatcaacatcCAGTGGTGAAGAAACTCTCATCCACTCAAAGCAGAATTGAAAGGAGGAAACAACTGAAAAAGCAAGGGCCCAAGAGACCTTCTTCCGCCTACTTCTTGTTTTCCATGTCCATAAGAAATGAGTTACTGCAACAGTTCCCAGAGGCCAAAGTGCCCGAATTGTCCAAATTGGCCTCAGCAAGATGGAAGGAGTTGACCGATGACCAGAAAAAACCATTCTACGAGGAGTTCAGAACCAACTGGGAAAAATACAGAGTCGTAAGAGACGCTTACGAAAAGACTTTGCCACCAAAGAGACCCTCGGGCCCCTTCATTCAATTTACTCAGGAAATCAGGCCCACAGTTGTCAAGCAAAACCCTGATAAGGGTCTAATCGAAATCACCAAGATAATTGGTGAAAGATGGCGCGAATTAGATCCTGCCAAGAAGGCAGAGTACACTGAAACCTACAAGAAGAGATTAAAGGAGTGGGAAAGCTGTTACCCCGATGAAAACGACCCAAACGGTAACCCCATCACTCCTTCACACAAGGCCATGAACATGAATTTGAACATGAACACTAAAATAATGGAGAACCAAGACAGCATCGAACATATGACCGCGAGTGCAATCGAATCTGTCACgggcaacaacaacaacaacaacaacagcacAAACTCAAACACACCCGTTTCGCCCCCTATTTCATTGCAGCAACAGCCGctacaacaacagcaacacATGTTGTTGGCAGACCCCACTGAAAATGGTTCTATcttaaaaaatgaataa
- the MAE1 gene encoding malate dehydrogenase (oxaloacetate-decarboxylating) (similar to Saccharomyces cerevisiae MAE1 (YKL029C); ancestral locus Anc_2.529): MLRTKISVSIAVRSQLTRSLTASGTTSLKRWPSKQQPRLYSSNTRPHKATTTRENTFQKPYSDGEVTKTPIGSHARKIFEAPHPHATRLTVEGAIECPLEGFQLLNSPLFNKGSAFTQEEREAFNLEALLPPQVNTLDEQLERSYKQLCYLKTPLAKNDFMTSLRVQNKVLYFALIRKHIKELVPIIYTPTEGDAIAAYSHRFRKPEGVFLDITEPDSVERRLATYGGDKDVDYIVVSDSEGILGIGDQGIGGVRIATSKLALMTLCGGIHPGRVLPVCLDVGTNNKKLARDELYMGNKFARIRGKQYDEFLDKFIKAVKKLYPSAVLHFEDFGVKNARRMLEKYRYELPSFNDDIQGTGAVVMASLIAALKHTNRDLKDIRVLVYGAGSAGLGIADQIVNHMVTHGVDKKDARKKIFLMDRRGLILQSYEANSTPAQQVYAKDDAEWAGINTRSLHDVVQNVKPTCLVGCSTQASAFTQDVVEEMHKHNPRPIIFPLSNPTRLHEAVPADLMKWTDNNALVATGSPFPLVDGYRISENNNCYSFPGIGLGAVLSRATTITDKMISAAVDQLAELSPLREGDSRPGLLPGLDTITNTSARLATAVILQALEEGTARIEQEQVPGGAPGETVKVPRDFDQCLQWVKAQMWEPVYRPMIKVQHDPSVHTNQL, from the coding sequence ATGCTTAGAACCAAAATATCTGTTTCGATCGCTGTAAGGTCGCAGTTAACCAGATCCTTGACAGCTTCAGGGACGACctcattgaaaagatggCCCAGTAAACAACAGCCGCGTTTATATTCCTCCAACACAAGACCACACAAGGCTACCACAACTAGAGAAAACACCTTCCAGAAGCCATACAGCGACGGGGAAGTCACCAAGACACCAATCGGATCTCATGCCAGGAAGATCTTCGAGGCTCCACACCCACATGCCACCCGTTTGACCGTCGAAGGTGCCATCGAATGTCCCTTGGAGGGCTTCCAACTTCTAAATTCTCCCTTATTCAACAAGGGTTCTGCATTCACACAAGAGGAAAGGGAAGCGTTCAACCTGGAGGCATTGCTGCCACCTCAAGTGAACACTCTGGACGAGCAACTGGAAAGAAGTTACAAGCAATTATGCTATTTGAAGACGCCCCTGGCAAAGAACGACTTCATGACCTCTTTGAGGGTACAGAACAAAGTGCTATATTTTGCGCTGATCAGAAAGCATATCAAGGAACTAGTTCCTATCATCTACACCCCAACGGAAGGTGACGCCATTGCAGCGTATTCGCACAGGTTCAGAAAGCCAGAAGGTGTGTTTCTAGACATCACCGAGCCCGATTCCGTCGAACGCAGGTTGGCCACATACGGCGGGGACAAAGACGTGGACTACATCGTTGTGTCCGACTCGGAAGGTATCCTCGGGATTGGTGACCAAGGTATCGGTGGTGTGCGTATTGCCACCTCCAAACTGGCATTGATGACGCTGTGCGGTGGTATCCACCCGGGTCGTGTGCTGCCCGTGTGTCTGGATGTTGGTACTAACAACAAGAAACTAGCCCGTGACGAATTGTACATGGGTAACAAGTTTGCCAGAATCAGAGGCAAGCAATACGACGAATTCTTGGACAAGTTCATCAAGGCCGTCAAGAAACTGTATCCAAGCGCGGTTCTGCATTTCGAGGATTTCGGTGTTAAGAACGCAAGAAGAATGCTGGAGAAGTACAGATACGAACTGCCATCGTTCAACGATGACATCCAAGGCACGGGCGCCGTTGTGATGGCCTCATTGATTGCCGCTTTGAAACACACCAACAGAGACTTGAAAGACATCAGAGTCCTTGTTTATGGCGCCGGGTCCGCCGGTCTCGGTATCGCCGACCAAATCGTGAACCATATGGTCACGCACGGCGTTGACAAGAAAGATGCACGCAAGAAGATCTTCCTCATGGACAGACGTGGCCTGATTCTACAGTCGTACGAGGCCAACTCCACTCCTGCACAACAAGTTTACGCCAAGGATGACGCAGAGTGGGCCGGCATCAACACCCGTTCGTTGCACGACGTGGTGCAAAACGTGAAACCCACGTGTCTGGTCGGATGCTCCACGCAAGCAAGCGCCTTTACTCAGGATGTCGTGGAAGAAATGCACAAGCACAACCCAAGACCAATCATCTTCCCATTGTCGAACCCCACCAGATTGCACGAGGCCGTCCCCGCGGACTTAATGAAATGGACCGACAACAATGCGCTTGTGGCCACAGGGTCTCCCTTCCCACTGGTTGATGGATACCGTATCTCGGAAAACAACAACTGTTACTCCTTTCCCGGCATTGGGCTAGGCGCCGTGCTTTCGCGCGCTACCACCATCACGGATAAAATGATTTCCGCTGCTGTGGACCAACTGGCTGAATTGTCACCATTAAGAGAGGGTGACTCCAGACCTGGCCTGCTACCCGGCTTGGATACTATCACCAACACCTCTGCGCGTTTAGCCACCGCTGTGATCTTACAGGCGCTCGAGGAGGGCACCGCCCGTATCGAGCAAGAACAAGTGCCCGGCGGCGCTCCTGGCGAGACTGTCAAGGTTCCTCGCGACTTTGACCAGTGTTTACAATGGGTCAAGGCGCAGATGTGGGAGCCCGTGTACAGACCTATGATCAAGGTGCAGCACGATCCATCGGTGCACACCAACCAATTGTAG
- the TFA1 gene encoding transcription factor TFIIE subunit TFA1 (similar to Saccharomyces cerevisiae TFA1 (YKL028W); ancestral locus Anc_2.528), with protein sequence MDRPIDDIVKSLLKFVVRGFYGGSFVLALDAILFHSVLAEDDLKQLLSINKTELGPLIARLRSDRLISIHKQREYPPNSKSVERVYYYVKYPHAIDAIKWKVHQVVQRLKDDLDKNSEPNGYMCPICLTKYTQLEAVQLLNFDRTEFLCSLCDEPLVEDDSGKKNKEKQDKLNRLMDQIQPIIDSLKKIDDSRIEENTFEIALARLIPPQNQSHAAYTYNPKKGSTMFRPGDSAQLPNLMGTALSNDSSRRAGANSQATLHINITTASDEVAQRELQEKQAEEKRKQNAVPEWHKQSTIGKTALGRLDNEEEFDPAVTASAMDSINTNNEHMLETPYQNNRTLTEQEMEERENEKTLNDYYAALAKKQAKLNKEEEEEEEEEQQQQQQQQDEEEEEEEMEDVVDDNDEDAAAFEDDFEDVTGTADTAKTETDENNPNGIKQESKYNKTEETSNTTAAVPDPDAKAKGSDNDDDDDEMDIEFEDV encoded by the coding sequence ATGGATAGACCTATAGATGATATCGTGAAAAGTCTCTTAAAGTTCGTCGTGAGAGGGTTTTATGGTGGCTCCTTTGTTCTCGCACTCGATGCTATACTATTTCACTCTGTCCTAGCCgaagatgatttgaagCAACTTTTAAGCATAAACAAGACGGAACTGGGTCCGCTCATCGCTAGATTGAGGTCAGATAGGCTAATATCCATTCACAAACAAAGAGAATACCCTCCAAACTCTAAAAGTGTGGAGAGAGTTTATTACTATGTAAAATACCCTCATGCTATTGACGCCATCAAGTGGAAAGTCCATCAAGTGGTACAAAGATTGAAGGACGACCTGGACAAAAATTCCGAGCCGAATGGTTACATGTGCCCCATTTGTCTGACTAAGTACACGCAATTGGAGGCTGTACAGCTATTAAATTTTGACAGAACGGAATTTCTATGTTCACTATGTGATGAGCCGTTGGTAGAAGATGACTCTGgtaaaaagaataaagaaaagcaagatAAACTGAATAGATTAATGGACCAGATCCAACCAATAAttgattctttgaaaaagattgacgattcaagaattgaagaaaatacttttgaaattgcATTGGCTCGTTTGATACCTCCCCAGAACCAATCTCATGCTGCCTACACGTACAATCCAAAGAAGGGCAGTACTATGTTCAGACCGGGCGATTCTGCTCAATTACCTAATCTCATGGGCACTGCTCTCAGTAACGATAGCAGTAGACGTGCCGGTGCTAACTCTCAAGCAACCTTGCACATCAACATCACCACTGCAAGTGACGAAGTGGCTCAAAGAGAACTGCAAGAGAAGCAGGCTgaagagaagagaaaacaaaacgCGGTTCCTGAATGGCATAAACAAAGTACCATTGGCAAGACCGCCCTTGGTAGACTggataatgaagaagagtttGATCCTGCAGTTACGGCGTCCGCCATGGATTCTATAAACACTAACAATGAACACATGCTGGAAACTCCCTACCAGAATAATAGAACTCTGActgaacaagaaatggaagaaagagaaaatgaaaagactTTGAATGATTATTACGCTGCGCTGGCTAAAAAACAGGCgaaattgaataaagaagaagaggaggaggaggaggaagagcaacaacagcaacaacagcaacaagatgaagaggaagaggaagaagaaatggaagatGTTGTAgatgacaatgatgaagatgcaGCAGCATTCGAGGATGACTTTGAAGACGTAACTGGTACAGCTGATACAGCGAAGACAGAAACAGACGAGAATAACCCGAATGGCATAAAGCAAGAATCAAAGTATAATAAGACCGAAGAAACCTCAAATACAACTGCCGCTGTTCCAGATCCTGATGCAAAAGCAAAAGGAAGTGataatgacgatgatgacgatgaaatggacattgaatttgaagacgTTTAA
- the TCD2 gene encoding tRNA threonylcarbamoyladenosine dehydratase (similar to Saccharomyces cerevisiae YHR003C and YKL027W; ancestral locus Anc_2.527) → MEKGTWKIITATALFAVAMTTVADCAWTRWQTQGKTAAQRSEENEQERTTSKINKYHQYDEEFIRQSLKNNVDFLGEDKITKLSNQYVVVVGAGGVGSWVVNSLVRSGCRKIRVVDFDQVSLSSLNRHSCATLKDVGTPKVECLRRHMREIAPWCNIDPINELWTIENGERLTLGNGAPDFVVDCIDNINTKVDLLEFSYNHGIKVISSMGASAKSDPTKLNVGDLATTEEDPLARVVRRKLKKRGILSGIPVVFSAEKPDPKKAKLLPLPDEEYERGKVDELSALNDFRVRILPVLGTMPSLFGLIITTWILSSISDKPLEPIEGKNRIKVYDGIYQSLAGQMSKSGIPGQRIPLALKDVSYLVEEVFKGKSPISGISTRLALTKWDPLKPISLQNVVVVTKNEQKIHEDRVLKGHESLQDVYSTEILELIAQRFKEEAYYSQFR, encoded by the coding sequence atggaaaagggtacatggaaaataataactGCAACAGCACTATTCGCTGTAGCCATGACTACTGTCGCAGACTGTGCTTGGACTCGTTGGCAAACGCAAGGGAAAACAGCTGCGCAACgaagtgaagaaaatgaacaaGAACGAACAACCTCTAAGATAAATAAGTACCACCaatatgatgaagagtTTATCCGccaatctttgaaaaacaatgttgattttcttggtgAGGACAAAATCACCAAGTTATCCAACCAATACGTTGTCGTTGTGGGAGCAGGTGGTGTTGGATCTTGGGTAGTTAACTCTTTGGTGCGTTCCGGATGTCGAAAGATCAGAGTCGTTGATTTTGACCAAGTTTCATTGAGTTCCTTAAATAGACACAGTTGTGCCACACTCAAGGATGTGGGTACTCCCAAAGTTGAATGCTTACGAAGGCATATGCGTGAAATTGCACCATGGTGCAATATTGATCCGATTAATGAATTGTGGACCATAGAAAATGGCGAAAGATTGACTCTTGGAAATGGAGCGCCTGACTTCGTCGTGGACTGTATTGATAATATCAATACAAAAGTTGACTTATTGGAATTTTCCTATAATCATGGCATTAAAGTGATCTCCTCCATGGGTGCTTCTGCGAAAAGCGATCCTACAAAACTTAACGTGGGCGATCTGGCCACCACTGAAGAAGATCCTCTGGCAAGAGTGGTGAGaagaaaactgaaaaaaagaggcaTCTTATCTGGTATCCCCGTAGTATTCAGTGCCGAAAAACCAGATCCCAAGAAGGCTAAATTGTTGCCTTTACCGGacgaagaatatgaaagGGGGAAAGTTGATGAGCTTAGTGCATTAAACGATTTCCGAGTAAGAATCTTACCAGTTTTGGGTACTATGCCAAGTTTGTTTGGATTGATCATCACTACATGGATCTTGTCCAGCATATCCGATAAACCCTTAGAACCCATTGAAGGTAAAAATAGAATCAAAGTGTATGATGGTATCTACCAATCATTGGCAGGTCAAATGAGCAAGTCCGGTATACCGGGTCAGCGTATTCCACTGGCTCTGAAGGATGTTAGTTACCTCGTCGAAGAAGTGTTCAAGGGTAAGTCGCCGATCAGCGGCATCTCCACTAGACTAGCACTAACTAAATGGGATCCCCTAAAACCtatttctttgcaaaatgTGGTGGTTGTAActaaaaatgaacaaaaaatacacgAGGACCGTGTCTTAAAGGGCCATGAAAGTCTACAAGATGTTTATAGTACCGAAATCCTGGAATTGATTGCACAAagattcaaagaagaagcttATTATTCCCAATTCAGATAa